A single window of Polyodon spathula isolate WHYD16114869_AA chromosome 2, ASM1765450v1, whole genome shotgun sequence DNA harbors:
- the LOC121298754 gene encoding vimentin-like, whose amino-acid sequence MRTTSFSQKTLSVSGSSRMRVQSPSPSRCGGAGFRSTSTDSHRGASYSAASRGRSGFKGSAVEVGTEIHRANEKEEMQELNVRFASYIEKVQNLQQRNAALQAELADLQARFKGGPTAIGEEYELQFKEMKDLIELLTKEKGAADIERGYIEEEIEAWRLKCDEELELKEEAERILQDFRQDVDNGTLQKAELEKRVEQLVAEIEFLKKLHDEEVADLLKQIEDSKVTIELDSSRPDLAAYLRRVRAEIEQVAAKNVQEAEQWYKSKFDTLKEHASKHEEQMKSIKEEITIFQSQATDLQNEIDGLRGRNSVLEQQLEDMEANHLERVANLQDIIAQLECQLRETKSEMAKYMQDYQELLNIKLKLDAEIATYRKLLEGEEQRLGISSESASAIKKEERTTSVTRKVETHTATKVKA is encoded by the exons ATGAGAACCACATCTTTTTCCCAGAAGACCTTATCAGTCAGTGGCTCCAGCAGGATGCGTGTTCAGAGCCCATCTCCTTCACGCTGTGGAGGGGCAGGCTTCCGTTCCACCTCTACCGACTCCCACAGAGGAGCCTCTTACAGTGCTGCCTCACGAGGCCGATCAGGCTTCAAGGGCTCCGCAGTTGAAGTTGGTACAGAAATCCACCGGGCCAACGAGAAAGAGGAGATGCAGGAGCTGAATGTCCGATTCGCCAGCTACATCGAGAAGGTACAGAACCTACAGCAAAGGAACGCTGCCCTACAGGCGGAGCTGGCAGACCTGCAGGCCCGGTTCAAGGGGGGCCCGACTGCCATTGGAGAGGAGTATGAGCTGCAGTTTAAGGAAATGAAGGACCTAATAGAGTTGCTGACAAAAGAGAAGGGAGCAGCCGACATTGAGAGGGGGTATATCGAGGAGGagattgaggcatggagactgaaatGTGACGAGGAGCTGGAACTCAAGG aggaggcagagaggatcCTGCAAGACTTCCGTCAGGATGTGGACAATGGCACCTTACAGAAAGCTGAGCTGGAGAAGCGGGTTGAGCAGTTGGTGGCAGAGATTGAGTTCCTGAAGAAACTGCACGATGAGGAGGTAGCTGACCTCCTAAAGCAGATTGAAGACTCCAAGGTAACCATTGAGCTGGATTCGAGTCGCCCAGACCTGGCAGCCTACTTACGCAGGGTCAGAGCCGAGATTGAGCAGGTTGCCGCCAAGAATGTCCAGGAGGCCGAGCAGTGGTACAAGAGCAAGTTTGACACCTTGAAGGAGCATGCTTCCAAGCATGAGGAGCAAATGAAGTCCATTAAAGAAGAAATCACCATCTTCCAGTCCCAAGCCACAGATCTGCAAAACGAAATCGATGGATTGAGAGGTCGCAACAGTGTCCTAGAGCAGCAACTAGAGGATATGGAAGCTAatcatctggaaagagttgccAACTTGCAGGACATTATTGCCCAGCTTGAGTGCCAGCTGAGGGAGACCAAGTCTGAGATGGCTAAATACATGCAGGACTACCAGGAACTTCTCAACATCAAACTCAAACTAGATGCAGAGATCGCCACCTACAGGAAACTGCTGGAAGGAGAGGAGCAAAGGTTGGGGATTTCTTCAGAGAGTGCCTCAG CAATAAAAAAGGAAGAGAGAACCACTTCAGTTACACGTAAAGTGGAAACCCACACGGCCACAAAGGTGAAAGCTTGA